The Pangasianodon hypophthalmus isolate fPanHyp1 chromosome 25, fPanHyp1.pri, whole genome shotgun sequence nucleotide sequence AATCTAGTTAAATATATGGATGAAGACAGGAACTGcactttgaaaatgaaaaacctgACAAAGAAAGACTCGGGAGAATATTGCCTTAGTTTTCTTAGTAATGATGGCAAAAGATTCCCTGGTAGACCTGGAGTGGTTCTGAGTGTTACAGGTAATGTCCTCCACTGAACTGTCTCTAGTTCTGGTCTCTCTGTTTTGATGTAAATCTGTTAAATCCCTTTCCTTTACTTTTTGTACATTCAGATCTGCAGGTAAGAGTGAGTCACTCTGCAGTGGCATCAGAAGGACAGACTACAGTAACGCTGAGCTGTATCACCTCCTGCACTCTGTCTAACAACCCCACTTACATGTGGTACAAGAACGGACAGCCTGTTACTAGCAATCTCACCAAACACAACAAGCTCTACCTGATCTCCAGTGAAGATGCAGGCAACTACTCCTGTGCCGTGAGAGGACATGATGATCGCCACTCTTCTGAACAAACTGTGACACGTGAGCCACAAAACTGATAATAATATATAGGGTTACATTATACTAATGTATAGGATTGTAGTAGCTCACGTTCAGTCACAGAACTGCCAAATAGCAGCTAATTGGAATTCGGAACTTggaatgacatcattttcaacctcGATGCATTAGAAATACAAAGTGGGAGAAATAATTATGGCCGCCtacatgtttgtcttttgttaacAATGAGCTAGCCAgataactgtgatgagtgaacAGCGAACTATATAGCCAATGCTAAAGATTTAATGAGTGAatatacacagatcagccataacattaaaaccacctccCTAAcattgtgtaggttccccttgtgccaccaaaacagctctgacccgttgatgcatggactccacaagacctctgaaggtgtgctgtgttatctggcaccaagatgttagcagcagatcctttcagacctgtaagttgcgaggtggggcctccatggatcggacttgtttgtccagcacattccaTAGATGTTCGATCGGCTTGAGATCGggggaatctggaggccaagtcaacaccttgaactcttttttcattttcctcaaactattcctgaacaatttgtgcagtgtggcagggtgcattatcctgctgaaagaggccactgccattagggaatactttTGTCATGAAGGGATATACTTGGTCcttaacaatgtttaggtaggtggtcaaagtaacatccacatgaatgccaggacccaaggtttcccagtagagcattgcccagagcatcatactgcctccactggcttgccccctggtgccatctcttccccaggtaagcaatgcaTGCTCACCCGgtcgtccacatgatgtaaaagaaaatgtgattcatcagaccaggccaccttcttccactgctccatggtccagttctgatgcttacATACCCAtttgtaggcgctttcggcagtggacagggggcAGCATGGGCGCTCTTTCCGGTCTGCTGCTACTCAGCcacatacgcagcaagctgcgatgcattgtgtgttctgtgattcatagccagcattaactttttcagcaatatgtgctacagtagctcttctgtgggattggaccagacaggctagccttcgctcctcatgggcatcaatgagccttgagCGCCCACGActctgtcgccagttcaccagttgttcttccttggaaCACGTTTTGGTAAgtatactgggaacaccccacaagaccttgCCATTTTGgggatgctctgacccagtcatctagatATCACAATTGGGCCTtggtcaaagttgctcagatccttgcccatttttcctgcttccaacacatcaacttcgagaactgactgttcacatgCTGCGTAATACATCCCACCCCTTCGctggtgccactgtaatgagctAATCAATGCTAtacacttcacctgtcagtggttttattgttatggctgatcggcaTATCTGTATGTTCACGTCAagtcaaatttaatttataaaacacatttaaagagTAGTTGATCCAAAGTGCTCTACATAACATCATATTGcatcacattaaataacatcatatgacaaagaataaaaataagttttaagagaagatttaaaaatggcTAAAGATGGGGCAGACCTCACATGAAAGGGGAGACTGTTCCAGAGTTTGGGACCAACCACAGAAAAGGCTCAATCACCCTTTGTCTTAGTACAACAGTGGGGGACAGATATGTTGTATAAGTTATGctgactgatctaaagcaaatacttttatacagtataactcatttaaaggttgGAAGTGCTACTTTGTGTACTGCTGATGCTGggcacagccatgttgatttgttgCCATTTACGGAACTCAGAGGAACTCAACCTAGTGATAACCTAGCTATAAcctagtgataacaggaactaactttcggatatgttccacaacattaaaaagtatgatgtgcttTTCTTccattaatttgaaataaagtaattgttggaaaattactgtggtttaagtggaataaaatactttagcatgtgctgttgtaggaaaataatcagctgtgttgttgattattttataataagcaAATGTTTTAATCCTTAATTCAGGGAGTTAAACTTTACTGGTAGTGTTTACTAAAGTGCTGTATGAAGGCTAAACAGATCTAAAGTCCTTCACCTTGTGAGTAGTTACTAGGTTTACTAGGATTTGTTTAATTTCTGCTTTTATAAACATAATTTATTGCACACACTAGCAGTATTTGCATCTGTACATGTGCTGAAAGCTTTTCTTTATCTCAGGTGATGAGGAGAGCTCAACTGAGGTGTCGAAGCTGCATGCTGTATGGGGAGCCGCTGCACTCATTCctgctctgcttctctctcttcttacTGCCGTTCTGTGCATTAAGTGAGTGACCGAATTCTTTCATCATTACAATGAATCTGTACCATAAACTTAATCCAGTGTTAAGGATTAGCAAAATGAAGCAGGAACAGATTGAACAGCCATGTTTTTATGTTCTTTGTGTGAATAGGAGGAAgagaggagcagagagagacacagacattcAGGTACTGAGAGAACTTTTCACTTTATGTCTTTATCTTCATCAAGCTCTACATTTAAGCTGTGCAATAAATAGTAAAGacattttctcttcatttctctcaGAGTTTTGCTATGGCTGAAGATGATACATATACAGCAACAAACTCCATTTCTATGTTTCCGGATTATGACACTCTGCAAGTAATTATGTctttctgcctctgtgtgtgtgtgtgtgtgtgtgtgtgtgtgtgtgtgtgtgtgtgtgtgtgtgtgtgtgtgtgtagttctcTAAACTTTCATTTCTCC carries:
- the LOC113547594 gene encoding uncharacterized protein LOC113547594, with translation MDEDRNCTLKMKNLTKKDSGEYCLSFLSNDGKRFPGRPGVVLSVTDLQVRVSHSAVASEGQTTVTLSCITSCTLSNNPTYMWYKNGQPVTSNLTKHNKLYLISSEDAGNYSCAVRGHDDRHSSEQTVTRDEESSTEVSKLHAVWGAAALIPALLLSLLTAVLCIKRKRGAERDTDIQSFAMAEDDTYTATNSISMFPDYDTLQNDQGSASGTYTTLNPATMSSDYNTLRNDQGSVSGTYTTLNPATMYSDYDTLRNVQGSTTDTYTTLNPATMSSDYNTLREGGV